A part of Prolixibacteraceae bacterium genomic DNA contains:
- a CDS encoding bacteriophage abortive infection AbiH family protein, whose product MNILYILGNGFDLQLGLKTSYYDFYQYYTNLNDDPSEPVKQVRKSIEDHISNKGIYSNWSDMELALGEYAKKIKPYNKEQYIEVIVDILNHLAEYLSGQEESLKKTPLAESTLRKFLYNQEFLFEGREKSKNIIIDFKKRSKDKSHIIDVITFNYTKSFEKLLPITPKSNFIKQRDINYIYNQTLHVHGTIDSNMVLGVDNVNQIANNDFAYDQEISDYIVKKTQNENTESLIDQAVEESFLRSNMICIYGTSMGETDKRWWELIGQHLHNNKECIVIICAYIEDTEREKINRRSAYYRKKKTELIKEFMNKINNQEINDRILVSFSKDPFKIK is encoded by the coding sequence ATGAATATCCTTTATATCTTAGGAAACGGCTTTGACCTTCAGTTAGGACTTAAAACCTCTTATTACGATTTCTATCAATACTACACCAACCTTAACGACGATCCCTCCGAACCTGTCAAACAAGTTCGAAAGAGTATCGAAGATCACATATCTAATAAAGGGATCTATTCCAACTGGTCCGATATGGAACTAGCTCTTGGAGAATATGCAAAAAAGATTAAGCCATACAATAAGGAACAGTACATAGAGGTTATAGTGGATATCCTTAACCATCTGGCAGAATACCTAAGTGGGCAAGAGGAATCATTAAAAAAGACTCCTCTTGCAGAAAGCACTCTGAGAAAATTTTTATATAATCAGGAGTTCTTATTTGAAGGTCGAGAGAAATCAAAAAACATCATTATCGATTTTAAAAAAAGGTCTAAAGACAAATCACACATTATCGATGTAATAACATTTAATTACACCAAGAGTTTTGAAAAACTCTTGCCCATTACCCCAAAGTCTAATTTTATAAAACAGAGAGATATAAACTACATCTACAACCAAACGCTACATGTCCATGGGACAATCGATTCAAATATGGTTCTAGGAGTCGACAATGTCAATCAAATTGCAAATAATGATTTTGCATATGATCAGGAGATATCAGACTATATTGTAAAGAAAACACAAAATGAAAACACGGAGAGTCTCATTGATCAAGCGGTAGAAGAAAGTTTCCTTCGATCCAATATGATCTGTATCTACGGAACCTCTATGGGAGAAACAGATAAAAGATGGTGGGAATTAATCGGGCAACACCTACACAATAACAAAGAGTGTATTGTTATTATATGCGCATATATAGAGGATACTGAAAGAGAAAAGATAAATCGAAGATCTGCATATTATCGAAAAAAGAAAACAGAACTTATAAAGGAATTTATGAATAAGATCAATAACCAAGAAATCAATGATAGAATATTAGTCAGCTTTAGCAAAGATCCCTTCAAAATAAAATAA